The Cellulomonas shaoxiangyii sequence GTGCTGGCCGTCGAGGGCGCGATCAGCGGCACGGACCCCCGCCGCGAGGCCGCCGCCGCGACGCTCGGCGCGTCCCGGTGGTACGTCGTGCGGCGCGTGACCCTGCCGGCCGCCGCCCCCGGCATCGCCGCCGGGACCGCCCTGTGCTTCGCCCGCGCGCTCGGCGAGTTCGGCGCGACGCTCACCTTCGCCGGCAGCTTCCCCGGCACGACCCGCACGATGCCGCTCGCCGTGCACCTCGCGCTCGACACGGACCCCGATGCCGCGGTGGCCATGTCGCTGCTGCTCCTGGTGCTGTCCGTCGCGGTGCTGCTCGTCATGCGCGGGCGGTGGGTCGGCGGCCTGACCGGCGCACTCACCGGGGCGCGGGGCGATGCGCGTCCCGACGCGCAGCCCGGCGACCACCACGACGCACGGCGGCCGGCGGCCGCGGTCCCCGACGCGGCGGGCACCCCGTGACGCCGGCGTCCGGTCGCCGGCACCGGCACCTCGCCCCCGCGCCGACGGGGCCCCTGGACGCGCACGTCGTCGTCCGGCGCGGCGCGTGGACCCTCGACGCGGTGCTCGGGGTGCCCGCG is a genomic window containing:
- a CDS encoding ABC transporter permease, whose protein sequence is MTRRRPAPLALLVPAGLGLALLLAPLLALVTATPWADLGARVLDPAVIDALRLSLTTAATSTVVCLVVGVPLAWVLARADLPGRSLVRALVTVPLVLPPVVGGVALLLLLGRRGPVGQQLEAWFGVSVPFSTLAVVLAQTFVALPFLVLAVEGAISGTDPRREAAAATLGASRWYVVRRVTLPAAAPGIAAGTALCFARALGEFGATLTFAGSFPGTTRTMPLAVHLALDTDPDAAVAMSLLLLVLSVAVLLVMRGRWVGGLTGALTGARGDARPDAQPGDHHDARRPAAAVPDAAGTP